One Candidatus Aminicenantes bacterium genomic window carries:
- a CDS encoding ATP-binding cassette domain-containing protein encodes MIAVEHLVKKYGDLVAVRDLSFTVEKGCIWGLLGPNAAGKTTTMRI; translated from the coding sequence ATGATCGCAGTTGAGCATCTGGTCAAGAAATACGGTGATCTTGTCGCCGTCCGGGATCTGAGCTTCACGGTCGAGAAAGGCTGCATCTGGGGCCTGCTCGGACCGAACGCGGCCGGCAAGACGACCACCATGCGCATC